The following are from one region of the Halarcobacter sp. genome:
- a CDS encoding DMT family transporter yields the protein MNRKKLLELRADLLLLTVAIAWGVTFLMVQEAIETVPVYSFLFYRFLIATVLMAIIAYKFYNKINKQTIFYGFVLGTFLFSAFATQTFGLAYTKSSIVAFITGLNVILVPFFAYVIFKDHVRKMVFIGSLVAVVGLYLLTMSGELTLGFGEFLTLICSALFALQILFTDKYSKKVNVFMLVLFQFLTVTIYSLIFSLSLDEVTFNVNMDGAFLKAVIVTSVFATVYAFLIQTYMQQFTTPTKTAIIFTMEPVSAGIYGYFVGNELLTSIQILGAVFIIFAVLLAELKLKKE from the coding sequence TTGAATAGAAAAAAATTATTAGAGTTAAGAGCAGACTTACTACTTTTAACAGTTGCAATTGCATGGGGAGTTACTTTCTTGATGGTTCAAGAAGCTATAGAGACTGTACCTGTGTATTCTTTTTTATTTTATAGATTTTTAATTGCAACAGTACTTATGGCAATAATTGCCTATAAGTTTTACAATAAAATTAACAAACAAACAATATTTTATGGCTTTGTTTTAGGAACATTTCTTTTTTCAGCTTTTGCCACACAAACTTTTGGTTTAGCATATACAAAGAGTTCAATTGTAGCTTTTATTACTGGATTAAATGTAATTTTAGTTCCATTTTTTGCTTATGTTATATTTAAAGACCATGTCAGAAAAATGGTTTTTATAGGTTCACTTGTTGCCGTAGTGGGATTATATCTTCTTACTATGAGTGGAGAATTAACACTTGGATTTGGAGAGTTTTTAACTCTTATTTGTTCTGCTTTATTTGCATTACAAATTTTGTTTACAGATAAATACTCAAAAAAAGTAAATGTATTTATGCTGGTTTTATTTCAGTTTTTAACAGTAACAATATATTCATTGATTTTTTCACTTTCATTAGATGAAGTAACTTTCAATGTAAATATGGATGGTGCATTTTTAAAAGCTGTAATTGTAACTTCAGTTTTTGCTACAGTTTATGCATTTTTAATCCAAACATATATGCAACAGTTTACAACTCCAACAAAAACTGCTATTATATTTACAATGGAACCTGTAAGTGCAGGAATTTATGGTTATTTTGTAGGAAATGAATTATTAACTTCAATACAAATTTTAGGGGCAGTTTTTATCATATTTGCTGTACTACTAGCAGAATTAAAACTAAAAAAAGAGTAA
- a CDS encoding iron-containing alcohol dehydrogenase, producing MARFTLPRDIYHGAGSLEELKNLKGKKAILIVGGSSMKKFGFLDKAIEYLKEANLEVETIEGIEPDPGVDTVMNGAKKMLEFQPDIIISMGGGSAIDAAKAMWIFYEYPDFTFKEAVIPFNLPTLRQKAIFVAIPSTSGTATEVTAFSVITDYKEKIKYPMADFNITPDIAIVDPNIAKTMPQKLVAHTGMDALTHATEAYVAALHSNFSDPLALKSLEMIKDTLLDSYNGDEKAKELMHEAQCLAGMAFTNALLGITHSMAHKVGAVFGIPHGCANAIFLPYVISYNRKACEDRYADIARFLKLEGETSKELVDSYISFIDGLNDKLNIPHSMKEYGIDENEFEEHLDFIAHNAVLDACTGANPRKIDDETMKQLFICSFTGKKVDF from the coding sequence ATGGCACGTTTTACATTGCCAAGAGATATTTATCATGGTGCAGGCTCTTTAGAAGAATTAAAAAATTTAAAAGGTAAAAAAGCAATTTTAATTGTTGGTGGAAGTTCAATGAAAAAATTTGGCTTTTTAGATAAAGCAATTGAATATTTAAAAGAAGCAAATTTAGAAGTTGAAACTATTGAAGGTATTGAACCAGATCCTGGTGTAGATACTGTTATGAATGGTGCAAAAAAGATGCTTGAATTCCAACCAGATATTATTATATCAATGGGTGGAGGTTCTGCTATTGATGCTGCTAAAGCTATGTGGATCTTTTATGAATATCCAGACTTTACTTTTAAAGAAGCAGTTATTCCTTTTAATCTTCCAACTTTAAGACAAAAAGCTATTTTTGTAGCTATACCTTCAACTAGTGGAACTGCTACAGAAGTTACAGCTTTTTCAGTTATTACAGATTATAAAGAAAAAATTAAATACCCTATGGCAGATTTTAATATCACACCAGATATTGCAATTGTTGATCCAAATATTGCAAAAACAATGCCACAAAAATTAGTAGCTCATACAGGTATGGATGCTTTAACACATGCAACAGAAGCTTATGTAGCAGCTTTACATAGTAATTTTTCAGATCCTTTAGCTTTAAAGTCTTTGGAGATGATAAAAGATACATTACTTGATTCTTATAATGGTGATGAAAAAGCAAAAGAGTTGATGCATGAAGCTCAATGTTTAGCCGGTATGGCATTTACAAATGCATTGCTAGGAATTACTCACTCAATGGCTCATAAAGTTGGTGCAGTATTTGGAATTCCTCATGGGTGTGCAAATGCAATATTTTTACCTTATGTTATCTCTTATAATAGAAAAGCTTGTGAGGATAGATACGCAGATATTGCAAGATTTTTAAAACTTGAAGGTGAAACTTCAAAAGAGTTAGTTGATTCTTATATTAGTTTTATTGATGGATTAAATGATAAATTAAATATTCCTCATTCTATGAAGGAGTATGGAATTGATGAAAATGAGTTTGAAGAGCATTTAGATTTTATTGCTCATAATGCAGTTCTTGATGCTTGTACAGGAGCAAATCCTAGAAAAATTGATGATGAAACAATGAAACAGCTATTTATTTGTAGCTTTACAGGTAAAAAAGTAGATTTCTAA
- a CDS encoding glycosyltransferase, which translates to MRKFLYITDQDEYTDHSFIGPLFEKYLKEYYEVDIVYFSEFKAEFEKKDENRFILPVAAKSKVIKELKNANIDISSYSYIVVRNSSEILKDVLSNSRVYDYKVGYRLSFPKRRARIQADKANNKSNFLKDLNNTLATYSETKLINQCDLFLPTSRQMHEEYFKDVNVKTYICPPALDPEILHDNIQHEDSEKRFFYAGTLDKLREFETVLEAFDSLNTKDWTLTISTKDPEYTKEVIDGFENLKARVRIQNAKTKEQLLDLIAKADIGVSILPDIPLFNTSTPVKIMDYYSSAVPCIMTNNANNNEIFEEDKDAWFCEFSKDAIKEKLEYILDLPKDEVAQVGLNGQERLLAVRNYKRIAADLAHQLDIL; encoded by the coding sequence ATGAGAAAGTTTTTATATATTACAGACCAAGATGAGTATACAGATCACAGTTTTATAGGGCCTTTGTTTGAAAAATATCTTAAAGAATACTATGAAGTTGATATTGTATATTTTAGTGAATTTAAAGCAGAATTTGAAAAAAAAGATGAAAATAGGTTTATTCTTCCTGTTGCAGCTAAGTCAAAAGTTATCAAAGAACTAAAAAATGCAAATATTGATATCTCTTCATATTCATATATTGTTGTTAGAAATAGTTCAGAGATATTAAAAGATGTATTATCTAATAGTAGAGTTTATGATTATAAAGTTGGATATAGACTCTCTTTTCCTAAAAGAAGGGCAAGAATACAAGCTGACAAAGCTAACAATAAATCAAACTTCTTAAAAGATTTAAATAATACTTTGGCTACTTATTCAGAAACCAAACTTATAAACCAATGTGATTTATTTCTTCCAACTTCAAGACAGATGCATGAAGAGTATTTTAAAGATGTAAATGTCAAAACTTATATCTGTCCTCCTGCACTTGACCCTGAAATATTACATGATAATATTCAGCATGAAGACAGTGAAAAAAGATTTTTTTATGCTGGGACTCTTGATAAATTAAGAGAATTTGAAACAGTTTTAGAAGCCTTTGATTCATTAAATACTAAAGATTGGACTTTAACAATTTCTACAAAAGATCCTGAATATACAAAAGAGGTAATTGATGGTTTTGAAAATCTTAAAGCTAGAGTTAGAATCCAAAATGCAAAAACAAAAGAGCAACTTCTTGATTTGATTGCAAAAGCTGATATAGGAGTTTCTATCTTACCTGATATTCCACTATTTAATACATCAACGCCAGTTAAAATTATGGATTATTATTCATCAGCTGTACCTTGTATTATGACTAATAATGCAAACAATAATGAGATTTTTGAAGAAGATAAAGATGCTTGGTTTTGTGAATTTTCAAAAGATGCCATAAAAGAGAAACTTGAATATATTTTAGATTTGCCAAAAGATGAAGTGGCTCAAGTTGGATTAAATGGGCAAGAAAGATTACTAGCAGTTAGAAACTACAAAAGAATCGCAGCAGATTTAGCTCACCAATTAGATATTTTATAA
- a CDS encoding DMT family transporter, whose product MNYFGMFLLTIAMFIWGSSFIALKIAMIDLGPFTVIFLRMVIASMCFLYFIKDFLKFNFTKKNIQLLLLLAFFEPCLYFIFEAKALQNTTASQAGMITSLMPIIAGIAAGYFLKEKITRRLIIGSIIALSGAILLSSQATASEAAPNPILGNFYELLAMVCGAGYTIVARYLSKEFSALFITAFQVFVGTIFFLPFFVFEYTQLELNFTFNSVASLFYLGIVVTLGGYGLYNYALTKIEASKAAVFIYLIPIFTLILANLILNEVISFVEIIASAIILAGVFISEFSPSKFKIKRVKKA is encoded by the coding sequence ATGAATTATTTCGGAATGTTTTTACTAACAATAGCTATGTTTATATGGGGTAGTTCTTTTATTGCTTTAAAAATAGCAATGATAGATTTAGGACCATTTACTGTTATTTTTTTAAGAATGGTTATTGCATCAATGTGTTTTTTATATTTTATAAAAGACTTTTTAAAATTTAATTTTACCAAAAAGAATATCCAACTACTTTTACTTTTAGCTTTTTTTGAGCCTTGTCTTTATTTTATTTTTGAGGCAAAAGCTTTACAAAATACTACTGCTTCACAAGCTGGAATGATAACTTCACTTATGCCTATAATTGCAGGAATTGCAGCAGGATATTTTCTAAAAGAAAAAATTACAAGAAGACTAATTATTGGTTCAATTATTGCTTTATCAGGAGCAATACTTTTAAGCTCTCAAGCAACAGCTTCAGAAGCTGCCCCAAATCCTATACTAGGGAATTTTTATGAGCTTTTAGCGATGGTTTGTGGTGCTGGGTATACAATTGTTGCTAGATATCTGTCAAAAGAGTTCTCTGCACTATTTATTACTGCTTTTCAGGTTTTTGTTGGAACTATCTTCTTTTTGCCATTTTTTGTTTTTGAATATACGCAATTAGAATTGAATTTTACTTTTAATTCTGTTGCTTCTTTATTTTATTTAGGTATTGTGGTTACTTTGGGAGGATATGGTTTATATAATTATGCTTTAACAAAAATAGAAGCATCTAAAGCTGCTGTATTTATCTATCTTATTCCTATTTTTACTTTGATTTTAGCTAATCTAATTTTAAATGAAGTTATATCTTTTGTGGAGATAATAGCCTCTGCTATCATCTTAGCTGGTGTATTTATTAGTGAATTTTCACCTTCAAAATTTAAGATAAAAAGAGTTAAGAAAGCTTAA
- a CDS encoding class I SAM-dependent methyltransferase: MSIELTNFDEIDFNHLYKEQKKETTFKPKSSSDWDKKSVFMNEKVHNSIYNKEFLELLDLEGIETLLDVGCGVGNLSLKLAPKLKKVYALDYSSKMLELLESNAKQKDIQNIDLINKSWDNSWDEVPTSDLVIASRSLEVEDMKSALTKLDSKANKKVVLSYKVGGSFLSEEILDVLQKDIVKKPDYIYLLNILYQMGINAKLDFIRSEAKTIKKDSFGDFVDSITWSIGSLNADDIQNLCTYYNEVLIKKEPQEEYIYWAIISWDKRVKLS, from the coding sequence TTGAGTATAGAGTTAACAAATTTTGATGAGATAGATTTTAATCACTTATATAAAGAGCAAAAAAAAGAAACAACATTTAAACCAAAAAGTTCAAGTGATTGGGATAAAAAGTCAGTTTTTATGAATGAAAAAGTTCATAATTCAATTTATAATAAAGAGTTTTTAGAGCTTTTAGATTTAGAGGGTATTGAAACTTTACTTGATGTTGGTTGTGGAGTTGGAAACCTAAGTTTAAAGTTAGCACCCAAACTAAAAAAAGTTTATGCTTTAGATTATTCTTCAAAAATGTTAGAGCTTTTAGAATCCAATGCAAAACAAAAAGATATTCAAAATATTGATTTGATAAACAAATCTTGGGATAATTCTTGGGATGAGGTTCCTACAAGTGATTTGGTAATTGCTTCAAGGTCTTTAGAAGTTGAAGATATGAAAAGTGCTTTAACAAAATTAGATTCTAAAGCAAATAAAAAAGTTGTATTATCCTACAAAGTAGGAGGCTCATTTTTATCTGAAGAGATTCTAGATGTTCTTCAAAAAGATATTGTAAAAAAGCCTGATTATATCTATTTACTTAATATACTTTATCAAATGGGAATAAATGCAAAACTTGATTTTATAAGAAGTGAAGCTAAAACTATAAAAAAAGACTCTTTTGGAGATTTTGTAGATTCTATAACTTGGAGTATAGGAAGTTTAAATGCAGATGATATCCAAAATCTATGTACTTATTACAATGAGGTTCTTATAAAAAAAGAACCTCAAGAAGAGTATATTTATTGGGCTATTATCTCTTGGGATAAAAGAGTTAAGCTTTCTTAA
- a CDS encoding TRAP transporter large permease — translation MTYAILLIGLLVGVPIAFSILAALFYFMAVGDFPYSLRIVATQVFGGLQSYPLLAIPLFILAGELMNESGITSRIIAFASILVGRLRAGLAMVNIWASVIFAGLSGSAVADTSAIGRVFIPEMEKRGYPRDFAAAITAASSVIGPIIPPSIPVIIYALTVSGVSVPALFVAGIVPGVMLAIFLSIYVMVFAGHYEKKLEKEVDGKKQSTASVLLQGIVPMMMPVLVVGSILIGIVTPTEAASFAVAYAIIIGVFITKELKIKRIPKIFANAMRDSSVILIVIAAVAAANWLLNYNRVPNMITDFALQYMTVKWMFLIAVIFLFLFVGLFLEGIAAMLVLVPILHPIAVSLGIDPVHFGILVIFNLMIGLITPPLGLCLFVADSIANVGFGKLTKQILPLFLVELLVLIIITFVPETVIGLPKLLGIE, via the coding sequence ATGACTTATGCAATTTTACTTATTGGACTTTTAGTTGGTGTTCCTATTGCTTTTTCTATTTTAGCAGCACTATTTTATTTTATGGCAGTTGGAGATTTTCCTTATAGCTTAAGAATTGTAGCAACTCAAGTTTTTGGTGGACTTCAATCTTACCCATTATTGGCAATTCCTTTATTTATCTTAGCTGGTGAGTTGATGAATGAATCTGGTATCACAAGTAGAATTATCGCTTTTGCTAGTATTTTAGTTGGAAGATTAAGAGCTGGCTTAGCAATGGTAAATATTTGGGCATCTGTAATCTTTGCAGGACTTTCAGGTTCAGCTGTTGCTGATACTTCTGCTATTGGTAGGGTTTTTATTCCTGAAATGGAAAAAAGAGGTTATCCTAGAGATTTTGCAGCTGCAATTACTGCTGCATCTTCAGTTATTGGTCCTATTATTCCACCTAGTATTCCTGTTATTATTTATGCTCTTACTGTTTCAGGTGTTTCTGTTCCTGCACTTTTTGTAGCTGGTATTGTTCCAGGAGTTATGTTAGCAATATTTTTATCAATATATGTAATGGTTTTTGCAGGTCATTATGAGAAAAAACTTGAAAAAGAAGTTGATGGTAAAAAACAATCAACAGCAAGTGTTTTACTTCAAGGTATTGTTCCTATGATGATGCCTGTACTTGTTGTGGGAAGTATTTTAATTGGAATTGTAACTCCAACAGAAGCTGCAAGTTTTGCTGTTGCTTATGCGATTATTATTGGTGTATTTATAACAAAAGAGTTAAAAATAAAAAGAATACCAAAAATATTTGCAAATGCTATGAGAGATAGTTCTGTTATTCTTATTGTTATTGCTGCTGTTGCAGCTGCAAACTGGCTTTTAAACTATAACAGAGTTCCAAATATGATTACTGATTTTGCATTACAATATATGACTGTAAAATGGATGTTCTTAATAGCTGTAATATTCTTATTTTTATTTGTTGGCTTATTCTTAGAAGGGATTGCTGCAATGTTAGTGTTGGTTCCTATTTTACACCCAATTGCAGTAAGTTTAGGAATCGATCCAGTACATTTTGGAATATTAGTAATCTTTAACTTGATGATTGGGCTTATAACCCCACCACTTGGACTTTGCCTCTTTGTTGCAGACTCCATTGCAAATGTTGGTTTTGGAAAACTAACAAAACAGATTTTACCACTATTTTTAGTGGAACTTTTAGTATTAATAATTATCACTTTTGTCCCAGAAACAGTTATTGGGCTACCAAAACTTCTTGGTATAGAGTAA
- a CDS encoding TRAP transporter small permease subunit, whose amino-acid sequence MFKKSLEKVTNTYSTFLAGGAGLSMFAVFLIIFINSTRRYAFDKSFEWGEQLPVFLAIYGVMFGVAWAYMNDQHVKFTILVDFISKAWMKRLNIFVDFIMIITGFVLMYSGYVFAAKRGKIQASGLINGAKDLRDFFGIDNLIILGKMYPYQFSIAFGGLLLALAALIRLLNRLYEADSDKVVEAGL is encoded by the coding sequence ATGTTTAAAAAATCTTTAGAAAAAGTTACTAATACCTACTCTACCTTTTTAGCAGGTGGAGCAGGGCTTTCAATGTTTGCTGTGTTTCTTATAATTTTTATAAACTCAACAAGAAGGTATGCTTTTGATAAATCCTTTGAATGGGGAGAACAACTTCCAGTATTTTTAGCAATATATGGAGTTATGTTTGGAGTAGCTTGGGCATATATGAATGATCAACATGTAAAATTTACTATATTAGTTGATTTTATCTCAAAAGCTTGGATGAAAAGATTAAATATCTTTGTTGATTTTATTATGATTATAACTGGTTTTGTATTGATGTACTCAGGATATGTTTTTGCAGCAAAAAGAGGAAAGATTCAAGCTTCTGGTTTAATAAATGGTGCAAAAGATTTAAGAGATTTCTTTGGCATTGATAACCTTATTATCTTAGGGAAAATGTACCCTTATCAATTTTCAATTGCATTTGGTGGATTATTATTAGCTCTTGCAGCATTAATAAGACTTTTAAATAGACTTTATGAAGCTGACTCAGATAAAGTAGTGGAGGCTGGTCTATGA
- a CDS encoding DctP family TRAP transporter solute-binding subunit produces MKKLSILKAVAALGFFASTAIAAPVIKLGHVDGSEWQTSKKGSAAIIFKKIVEGETDIKVEIFPAKALGNESEMIQQVQEGITSMAIVSGAMSKVCPAASVLDIPYTFSSPSVAWDVLDGQFGKELSAHCLEETGLRTLAYGETGFRNFTNNTKEIKTPADMKGLKFRVMPIPLYVEMVKGLGGEPTPIAWSELPNALSTGVVDGQENPVGTIYNNKFHKLQKYMILDNHVYGADFIVINDELFGMFTPAQQEIIQKAARIAGTMGRAIQQFNTADGVTKIVAEGMKVYSPTKDELNQFKKMAQPAVKKWLASELGSDSVWIKKLDKAVQEATN; encoded by the coding sequence ATGAAAAAATTGTCTATATTAAAAGCAGTAGCAGCTTTAGGTTTTTTTGCCTCAACAGCAATAGCAGCTCCTGTAATTAAATTAGGTCATGTAGATGGTTCTGAATGGCAAACATCAAAAAAAGGTTCAGCAGCAATTATTTTTAAAAAAATTGTTGAGGGCGAAACTGATATAAAAGTTGAGATTTTCCCTGCAAAAGCTTTAGGAAATGAGAGTGAAATGATTCAACAAGTACAAGAGGGAATCACTTCTATGGCTATAGTTTCAGGTGCTATGTCAAAAGTTTGTCCTGCAGCATCAGTTTTAGATATTCCTTATACTTTCTCTTCGCCATCAGTTGCGTGGGATGTTTTAGATGGACAATTTGGTAAAGAGTTATCAGCTCATTGTTTAGAAGAGACTGGACTTAGAACTTTAGCTTATGGTGAAACAGGTTTTAGAAATTTTACTAACAATACAAAAGAGATTAAAACTCCTGCAGATATGAAAGGCTTAAAATTTAGAGTTATGCCTATTCCATTATATGTAGAGATGGTAAAAGGTTTAGGTGGTGAGCCAACTCCAATTGCATGGTCTGAGTTACCAAATGCCTTATCAACTGGTGTTGTTGATGGACAAGAAAATCCAGTAGGAACTATTTACAACAATAAATTTCATAAACTACAAAAATATATGATTTTAGACAACCATGTTTATGGTGCAGATTTTATTGTAATCAATGACGAACTTTTTGGAATGTTCACACCAGCTCAACAAGAGATTATTCAAAAAGCTGCAAGAATTGCAGGAACTATGGGAAGAGCAATCCAACAGTTTAACACAGCAGATGGTGTAACAAAAATTGTAGCAGAAGGGATGAAAGTTTATTCTCCTACAAAAGACGAATTAAATCAATTCAAAAAAATGGCACAACCTGCTGTAAAAAAATGGTTAGCAAGTGAGCTTGGTAGTGATTCTGTATGGATTAAAAAACTTGACAAAGCAGTACAGGAAGCTACTAATTAA
- a CDS encoding dihydrofolate reductase yields the protein MIISMIVAYGKNWEIGLNNQMLWHISEDFKNFKQITSGHHILMGRKTFESIGKPLPNRTSLVLSNSGFEHEGVHTFNDVQEAFNFARKTAEEELFIIGGANIYKTLFPYVDKMYLSEVDFEGEADAFLEPIDFSTWDLVEQKDYEEITENGQVKSPAWKFKVWTKKD from the coding sequence ATGATTATATCGATGATTGTAGCTTATGGAAAAAACTGGGAGATTGGTTTAAACAACCAAATGTTATGGCATATTTCTGAAGATTTTAAAAACTTTAAACAAATAACTTCAGGACACCATATTCTAATGGGAAGAAAAACTTTTGAATCTATAGGAAAACCTCTTCCAAACAGAACATCGCTTGTTTTAAGTAATAGTGGTTTTGAGCACGAAGGTGTTCACACTTTCAATGATGTTCAAGAAGCTTTTAATTTTGCAAGAAAAACTGCAGAAGAGGAGCTTTTTATTATAGGTGGAGCAAATATTTATAAAACACTTTTTCCTTATGTTGACAAAATGTATTTAAGTGAAGTTGATTTTGAGGGTGAAGCAGATGCATTTTTAGAGCCAATTGATTTTTCAACTTGGGATTTAGTTGAGCAAAAAGATTATGAAGAGATCACAGAAAATGGTCAAGTAAAAAGTCCAGCTTGGAAGTTCAAAGTTTGGACAAAAAAAGATTAG
- the thyA gene encoding thymidylate synthase, whose product MKQYLDLLQHILDNGIKKEDRTGTGTTSVFGYQMRFDLSEGFPLVTTKKTHLKAIISELLWFIEGSTDERRLAEIHFGDKAENLIGKKTVWTANADAQGKALGYTNTDTEKQLGPVYGAQWRSWEGANGKRVDQLADIINQIKTNPDSRRIILNAWNAAEIDNMALPPCHTFFQFYVANGKLSCQLYQRSADVFLGVPFNIASYALLTMMIAQVCELELGDFVHTFGDAHIYSNHMEQVNLQLTRTPFKKPTMKINPDIKDINDFKMEDFELVDYECHEAIKAVMAV is encoded by the coding sequence TTGAAACAATACTTAGACTTACTGCAACATATTTTAGATAATGGTATTAAAAAAGAGGATAGAACAGGTACTGGTACTACTTCTGTTTTTGGTTATCAAATGAGATTTGATTTAAGTGAAGGTTTTCCTTTAGTTACTACTAAAAAAACACATCTTAAAGCTATTATTTCTGAGCTTTTATGGTTTATTGAGGGAAGTACAGATGAAAGAAGACTTGCTGAAATCCATTTTGGAGACAAAGCAGAAAACCTTATTGGTAAAAAAACTGTTTGGACTGCAAATGCAGATGCCCAAGGGAAAGCTTTAGGGTATACAAATACTGATACTGAAAAACAATTAGGACCAGTATATGGAGCTCAATGGAGATCTTGGGAAGGTGCAAATGGAAAAAGAGTTGATCAACTAGCTGATATTATAAATCAAATCAAAACAAATCCAGATAGTAGAAGAATTATTTTAAATGCTTGGAATGCAGCTGAGATAGACAATATGGCATTACCACCTTGTCATACTTTTTTCCAGTTTTATGTAGCAAATGGAAAACTATCTTGTCAACTATACCAAAGAAGTGCAGATGTATTTTTAGGAGTTCCTTTTAATATAGCTTCTTATGCACTTTTAACTATGATGATTGCACAAGTTTGTGAATTAGAATTGGGAGATTTTGTACATACGTTTGGGGATGCACATATCTACTCAAACCATATGGAACAAGTAAATTTACAACTAACAAGAACACCATTTAAAAAACCAACAATGAAAATCAATCCAGATATCAAAGATATAAATGATTTCAAAATGGAAGATTTTGAACTTGTTGATTATGAGTGTCACGAAGCAATAAAAGCAGTTATGGCTGTATAG
- a CDS encoding AAA family ATPase codes for MELVYLWVEDYKNIKKQGFNFSPRFECKYDKNTEELTINENEDYVSIFPENINITAIVGENGSGKSSLLVGITNGKIVIKKEESKLFSSHFKDSKCNKKLNEYNSYKEHEIIYLDSDLIKIKPKKNYADYFNLHIYDKNLYKKVENNIAISLDFNIDKFRKNFYNLIVKYRKLFKSNIFIFNPIKIFFKVKMPEVDSKKINKLIEESQKEILSKDNFFVFLYAQINHLGILTNKDRDSLEKSFKKNKETVIKYVKEFELDKLKLYYDFFDTLSKYENNTAFSLESFSTIYNEYKEVILKLIEIGYLQIDFVDCLKRTYFDLSQGERKFFTESLMIYDAIVKTDKDDILLVLDEPDLSLHPDWQKGYIKELLNLLHNFPNKNFHVIITSHSPFILSDLPKENVIFLEKGKQVYPFEDNQQTFGANIHTLLSHGFFMKDGLMGGFAKEKIQNVINFLNNDKSTIQTKKDAWKIIQIVGEPFLKYKLEEMFHENYSSDEVKNEAKIKKLEEEIERLKNVKPKD; via the coding sequence ATGGAATTGGTTTATTTGTGGGTTGAAGATTATAAAAATATAAAGAAACAGGGGTTTAATTTTTCTCCTAGGTTTGAGTGTAAGTATGATAAAAATACTGAAGAATTAACTATTAATGAAAATGAAGATTATGTGAGTATATTTCCTGAAAACATAAATATTACGGCTATTGTTGGAGAAAATGGAAGTGGAAAGAGTAGTTTATTAGTTGGTATAACAAATGGAAAAATTGTAATCAAAAAAGAAGAAAGTAAATTGTTTAGTTCCCATTTTAAAGATTCGAAATGTAATAAAAAATTGAATGAATATAACTCATATAAAGAACATGAGATAATTTATTTAGATTCTGATTTAATAAAAATCAAACCTAAGAAAAATTATGCGGATTATTTCAATTTACATATTTATGATAAAAATTTATATAAAAAAGTTGAAAATAATATTGCAATAAGTTTAGATTTTAATATAGATAAATTTAGAAAAAATTTTTATAATTTAATTGTTAAATATAGAAAACTATTTAAATCTAATATCTTTATATTTAATCCTATAAAAATCTTTTTTAAAGTAAAAATGCCTGAAGTTGATTCTAAAAAAATTAATAAACTCATAGAAGAGAGTCAAAAAGAGATATTATCTAAAGATAATTTTTTTGTTTTTCTTTATGCCCAAATTAACCATCTTGGAATTCTTACTAATAAGGATAGAGATTCTTTAGAAAAATCATTTAAAAAGAATAAGGAAACGGTAATTAAATACGTTAAAGAATTTGAGCTTGATAAACTAAAATTATATTATGATTTTTTTGATACTTTATCCAAATATGAAAATAATACAGCTTTTTCCCTTGAATCTTTTAGTACTATATATAACGAATATAAAGAAGTGATTTTAAAACTTATAGAAATAGGTTATTTACAAATAGATTTCGTGGATTGTTTAAAAAGAACTTATTTTGATTTATCTCAAGGAGAAAGAAAGTTTTTTACTGAATCACTAATGATTTATGATGCAATTGTAAAAACAGATAAGGATGATATATTGTTAGTATTAGATGAACCTGATTTAAGTCTTCATCCTGATTGGCAAAAAGGATATATAAAAGAACTGTTAAACCTACTTCACAATTTTCCAAATAAAAATTTTCATGTAATTATTACTTCTCACTCTCCATTTATTCTTTCAGACTTACCAAAAGAAAATGTAATATTTTTAGAAAAAGGAAAACAAGTTTATCCTTTTGAAGATAATCAACAAACGTTTGGAGCAAATATTCATACTTTACTCTCTCATGGTTTTTTTATGAAAGATGGACTTATGGGAGGGTTTGCAAAAGAAAAAATTCAAAATGTTATTAATTTTTTAAACAATGATAAATCAACAATTCAAACAAAAAAAGATGCTTGGAAAATCATCCAAATAGTTGGTGAGCCATTTTTAAAGTACAAATTAGAAGAAATGTTTCATGAAAACTATTCAAGTGATGAAGTGAAGAATGAAGCAAAAATTAAAAAACTTGAAGAAGAAATAGAAAGGCTAAAGAATGTTAAGCCTAAAGATTGA